From a single Paenibacillus sp. FSL W8-0426 genomic region:
- a CDS encoding endospore germination permease encodes MLTDKGKISSAQLAFMIFPAILATSILSVPSMTMHFAGHDMWISPLIGAVVGLAVIGISFGLHRLYPGQTIMRSSTQIAGWWGGKAIGFIFLLYLPHLTGLIIREYGEFIASNALPRTPLFVVMGTMVLVCAINVRLGIEVVGRTSQVFVSILVILMCLIFILLIGELHLGELLPFLENGIVPIFKGAVAPAAWFSEYIVLAFLLPYLDGKKNPARTMMFSLVLTTGAMIVTNLFCLFLLGDLTDSFAFPFMIAARYITIADFLQHIEAVVIGIWIFGIFVKISVFLYIFATSTAEWFGLDNYKPLVFPLAFLCMVFAYWLASDGLGVAGLVSASANVYTMSVLLVLPAMIYGLALLKNMFKRTPRDGKKA; translated from the coding sequence ATGCTGACAGACAAAGGCAAAATATCGTCGGCACAATTGGCTTTCATGATTTTCCCGGCGATTCTGGCGACATCCATTTTGTCCGTGCCAAGCATGACGATGCATTTTGCCGGGCATGACATGTGGATTTCCCCGCTGATCGGAGCTGTGGTCGGACTTGCCGTCATCGGCATTTCCTTTGGTCTTCACCGGCTCTATCCCGGGCAAACCATCATGCGGTCAAGCACGCAAATTGCAGGATGGTGGGGCGGTAAAGCAATAGGCTTTATTTTTCTGCTCTATTTGCCGCACTTGACCGGCTTGATCATTCGCGAATACGGCGAGTTCATAGCAAGCAATGCGCTTCCCCGAACTCCGCTGTTTGTCGTGATGGGCACGATGGTTCTGGTGTGCGCGATCAATGTGCGGCTGGGCATCGAAGTGGTTGGGCGAACTTCGCAGGTGTTTGTGTCGATTCTGGTTATTCTGATGTGCCTGATCTTCATCTTGTTAATTGGAGAGCTTCATCTGGGCGAATTGCTGCCTTTCCTGGAGAACGGGATTGTTCCCATATTTAAAGGAGCCGTTGCTCCGGCCGCCTGGTTTAGCGAGTACATCGTGCTTGCCTTCCTGCTTCCCTATCTTGACGGGAAGAAGAATCCGGCCAGAACGATGATGTTTTCGCTTGTTTTGACAACAGGGGCCATGATTGTTACCAATTTGTTCTGCTTGTTCCTGTTGGGGGATTTGACGGACAGCTTTGCCTTTCCGTTTATGATTGCTGCGCGTTACATCACGATTGCCGATTTCCTGCAGCATATCGAGGCGGTTGTCATCGGCATTTGGATTTTCGGCATCTTCGTTAAAATCTCCGTGTTTCTGTACATATTCGCGACGTCCACGGCGGAATGGTTCGGCTTGGATAATTACAAACCGCTCGTATTCCCTCTTGCATTTTTATGCATGGTATTTGCATACTGGTTAGCCTCGGATGGCCTTGGAGTCGCTGGCCTCGTAAGCGCATCGGCCAATGTGTACACGATGTCTGTCCTATTGGTCCTCCCGGCCATGATTTACGGACTTGCACTGCTAAAGAACATGTTCAAGCGGACTCCAAGGGATGGCAAAAAAGCATGA
- the rbsD gene encoding D-ribose pyranase, translated as MKKQGMLNSHISKILSDLGHTDMIVIADAGLPVPEGVAKIDLALKLGTPSFREVVELIADDMVVEKVVLAQEIKEGNPAALRFVTETFGSEAVDVSVSHEQFKALTRQAKAVIRTGEATPYANCILQSGVIFG; from the coding sequence ATGAAAAAGCAAGGAATGCTGAACAGCCATATTTCCAAAATACTGTCGGATTTGGGCCATACGGACATGATTGTGATCGCGGATGCGGGCCTTCCGGTTCCTGAGGGGGTTGCCAAAATCGATTTGGCGCTCAAGCTCGGAACGCCGAGCTTTCGGGAGGTCGTCGAATTGATCGCAGACGATATGGTCGTTGAAAAAGTGGTTTTGGCGCAAGAAATTAAGGAGGGCAACCCGGCGGCATTGCGGTTCGTTACGGAGACGTTCGGAAGCGAAGCCGTCGACGTGTCGGTCAGCCATGAACAATTCAAAGCGCTGACCAGGCAAGCCAAAGCGGTCATCCGCACGGGTGAAGCCACGCCGTATGCCAATTGCATTTTGCAATCGGGCGTCATATTCGGTTAA
- the rbsB gene encoding ribose ABC transporter substrate-binding protein RbsB yields the protein MKKLTILLVSVMMIVLAGCSLEPPGWAKPDAAGGKEQKKIGLSISTLNNPFFVSLKDGVVAEAAKQGIQVIVVDAQNDSAKQTNDVDDLIQQGVDALLINPADSAAISTAVQSANSVGIPVITLDRSADKGDVAALVASDNVKGGRMAAEYFVEKLGEGAKVIELEGVPGASATRERGKGFHEVADQKLNVIAKQSADFDRSKGLNVMENLLQGNPDVQAVFAHNDEMALGAIEAIQSSGKDIPVIGFDGNDDAIKSIKDGKLTATVAQQPALIGQLSVQAAMDVLNGKQVEKSIPAELKLVTRENAGE from the coding sequence ATGAAAAAATTGACCATATTGCTTGTAAGCGTAATGATGATCGTTCTGGCAGGATGCTCCCTGGAGCCTCCAGGTTGGGCCAAGCCTGATGCTGCCGGGGGCAAAGAGCAGAAAAAAATCGGACTGTCCATTTCCACCTTGAACAACCCGTTCTTCGTTTCCTTGAAGGACGGCGTGGTGGCGGAGGCGGCAAAGCAGGGAATTCAAGTTATCGTAGTTGACGCACAGAACGACTCGGCCAAACAAACCAATGACGTAGACGATCTCATTCAACAGGGCGTAGATGCCTTGCTGATTAACCCTGCGGATTCCGCGGCGATCTCTACGGCGGTGCAATCGGCCAATAGTGTCGGCATTCCCGTAATTACGCTGGACCGTTCCGCAGACAAAGGCGATGTGGCAGCACTCGTTGCGTCCGATAACGTCAAAGGTGGACGAATGGCCGCAGAGTATTTTGTGGAGAAGTTGGGCGAGGGTGCAAAAGTTATCGAGCTTGAAGGTGTACCGGGAGCTTCGGCAACGAGAGAACGCGGAAAAGGGTTCCATGAAGTGGCCGACCAGAAGCTTAATGTAATCGCCAAACAGTCTGCCGACTTTGACCGCTCCAAAGGGTTGAACGTCATGGAGAACCTGCTGCAAGGAAATCCGGACGTACAGGCGGTATTTGCCCACAACGACGAGATGGCGCTTGGTGCCATTGAAGCGATCCAAAGCTCGGGTAAGGATATTCCGGTCATCGGGTTCGACGGCAACGATGACGCGATCAAGTCCATCAAGGACGGCAAGCTGACCGCAACGGTTGCCCAACAGCCTGCACTGATCGGCCAATTGTCGGTACAGGCAGCGATGGATGTGTTGAACGGCAAACAGGTGGAGAAATCCATCCCTGCCGAATTGAAGCTGGTAACCAGAGAAAACGCAGGCGAATAA
- a CDS encoding spore germination protein gives MSTTMDLLLNEPFTGSMSADEARLRSIFTGCSDMVFHAFTTAAHTPVLCIYCVGLCDTERLERQVLAPLQQSAANVRITVGASHETTHGTTHGTTHGTPSALEHDETMRGTSTSEAPMSSVEMVHTMGQAVQALMDGGALLLMDGETSGTVYPLYKTPNRTPQEPAAESTVRGARDGFTESLDVNLSLVRKRIKTPSLKLKKMTVGEYTSTQAALVYVEGIIDPSLLKEAESRLNRLNLKEVLESQYIEEAIIDQKHSPFPQMMSTERPDVVASNVLEGRFALIVDGTPFSLIAPVTLFSMLQSPEDYYQDQYMSVFIRWLRYLFYVLSLLLPSAYVAITTFHQEMIPTVLMLSIAKAREEIPFPALVEAFIMEISFEALREAGVRLPKQVGSAVSIVGALIIGQAATSAGIVSAPMIIIVAITGIASFMIPRYAASIVTRLLRFPMMLLAGTLGLTGVMLGLILIVIHLSSLRSFGVPYLSPATPTSVRSLKDVWWRPSPKGSPK, from the coding sequence ATGAGCACAACCATGGATTTGCTGTTGAATGAACCGTTTACGGGCAGCATGTCGGCCGACGAAGCGAGGCTAAGATCCATTTTCACAGGCTGTTCGGACATGGTGTTTCATGCGTTTACAACGGCAGCCCACACTCCTGTGTTATGCATTTATTGCGTTGGGCTGTGCGATACGGAAAGGCTCGAGCGCCAGGTATTGGCTCCGCTGCAGCAATCGGCGGCAAATGTCAGGATCACGGTTGGTGCTTCACATGAAACGACACATGGCACGACACATGGCACGACACATGGAACGCCCTCCGCTCTGGAGCATGATGAGACGATGAGGGGTACCAGCACTTCCGAAGCACCCATGTCGTCCGTGGAAATGGTGCATACCATGGGTCAGGCGGTACAGGCTCTTATGGACGGAGGGGCATTGCTTCTCATGGATGGGGAAACCTCGGGAACTGTATATCCGCTATACAAAACACCGAATCGAACGCCGCAGGAACCTGCCGCCGAATCGACGGTTCGCGGAGCACGGGACGGATTCACGGAATCGTTGGACGTAAACTTGTCTTTGGTGCGGAAACGAATCAAAACACCTTCGCTAAAGCTGAAAAAAATGACAGTGGGGGAATATACGAGTACGCAGGCAGCCTTGGTGTACGTGGAAGGCATTATCGATCCTTCCTTATTGAAGGAAGCGGAGTCCAGATTAAATCGCCTGAATCTCAAGGAGGTTCTTGAGAGCCAGTACATCGAAGAGGCGATCATTGACCAGAAACACTCGCCTTTTCCCCAAATGATGTCCACGGAACGTCCGGATGTGGTTGCATCGAATGTGCTGGAAGGCCGCTTTGCGCTGATTGTGGACGGCACGCCCTTCAGCCTGATCGCACCTGTCACATTATTCTCCATGCTGCAATCTCCGGAGGACTATTATCAAGATCAGTACATGAGCGTGTTTATCCGCTGGCTGCGGTATTTATTTTATGTCCTGTCGCTGCTGCTGCCCTCGGCGTACGTGGCTATCACGACCTTCCATCAAGAGATGATTCCAACGGTATTGATGCTGAGCATCGCAAAGGCAAGGGAGGAGATTCCATTTCCGGCACTGGTGGAGGCATTCATTATGGAAATTTCCTTCGAAGCTTTGCGCGAGGCAGGCGTCAGGCTGCCCAAACAGGTCGGTTCCGCAGTCAGCATCGTCGGGGCGCTGATCATCGGTCAGGCTGCGACGTCAGCAGGCATCGTGTCCGCCCCCATGATCATTATCGTAGCCATAACGGGCATCGCGTCCTTCATGATTCCGCGATATGCGGCCAGCATCGTTACGCGTCTGCTTCGTTTTCCGATGATGCTGCTGGCGGGCACACTCGGCCTTACGGGTGTGATGCTCGGCCTGATCCTCATCGTTATCCATTTAAGCAGTCTGCGTTCCTTCGGTGTGCCATATCTGTCTCCAGCAACGCCGACCTCAGTCCGCAGCCTCAAGGATGTCTGGTGGCGCCCTTCGCCCAAAGGTAGTCCGAAATGA
- the ybaK gene encoding Cys-tRNA(Pro) deacylase: protein MAKKTDKTNVMRILDQMKIHYEYNVFDNETQDVFEVSQSLGRDPACVFKTLVTSNRSKEYYVFMVPIEKELDLKKAAKVAGEKALEMIPQKELLPLTGYVHGGCSPIGMKKPFKTYIDQTAADAERIYFSGGRVGYQLGLPLGDLQKVIDVFPADITKDS from the coding sequence ATGGCTAAAAAAACGGACAAAACGAACGTAATGCGTATCCTCGACCAAATGAAGATCCATTACGAATATAACGTCTTCGACAACGAAACGCAGGATGTCTTTGAAGTGTCCCAATCTCTCGGTAGAGATCCTGCTTGCGTATTCAAAACGCTCGTGACCTCCAATCGTTCGAAAGAATACTATGTCTTCATGGTGCCGATCGAGAAGGAACTGGATCTGAAGAAGGCCGCCAAAGTGGCCGGGGAGAAGGCTTTGGAGATGATTCCTCAGAAGGAGCTGCTGCCTCTCACGGGTTATGTACACGGAGGCTGCTCGCCGATCGGCATGAAGAAGCCGTTCAAGACATATATCGACCAGACCGCAGCAGACGCGGAGCGCATTTATTTTTCGGGTGGGCGGGTTGGATATCAGCTTGGATTGCCGTTAGGCGACCTGCAAAAGGTCATCGACGTGTTTCCAGCGGATATTACTAAGGACTCCTAA
- the rbsC gene encoding ribose ABC transporter permease (functions to transport ribose at high affinity; forms a complex with RbsA2C2B) has product MTTMQENQPAKSGFRLTNVTQKLGPLLGLIILIFIVSVLNPSFLEPLNILNLLRQVSINALIAFGMTFVILTGGIDLSVGSILALSSAFVANLMLSGLDPILSIIIGVALGGVMGMVNGLMITKGKMAPFIATLATMTVFRGLTLVYTDGNPITGLGDSMLFQLFGRGYMFGIPVPAITMLITFVILWTILHKTAFGRKTYAIGGNEKASIISGIKVHRVKIMIYSLAGMLSALAGAILTSRLNSAQPTAGTSYELDAIAAVVLGGTSLSGGRGRIVGTLIGVLIIGVLNNGLNLLGVNSFYQMVVKGVVIAIAVLLDRKKTA; this is encoded by the coding sequence ATGACAACAATGCAAGAAAACCAACCCGCCAAAAGCGGTTTCCGCTTGACGAATGTGACACAGAAACTGGGTCCGCTGCTCGGACTGATCATTCTTATTTTTATCGTATCGGTATTGAATCCAAGCTTTTTGGAACCGCTTAACATTTTGAACCTGCTGCGCCAAGTCTCGATCAACGCGCTGATCGCCTTTGGCATGACGTTCGTCATCCTGACTGGCGGCATCGACTTGTCTGTAGGCTCCATTCTGGCTTTATCCAGCGCATTCGTAGCCAACTTGATGTTGTCCGGTCTTGATCCGATCCTGTCGATCATTATCGGGGTAGCGCTCGGCGGCGTGATGGGTATGGTGAACGGGCTGATGATTACGAAAGGCAAGATGGCTCCTTTTATCGCCACATTGGCAACGATGACGGTATTCCGCGGATTGACGCTGGTGTACACGGACGGAAACCCGATCACGGGATTGGGCGACAGCATGCTGTTCCAACTGTTCGGCCGGGGTTATATGTTCGGTATTCCCGTACCGGCCATTACGATGCTGATAACGTTTGTCATTCTGTGGACGATTTTGCACAAAACGGCCTTTGGCCGCAAAACGTACGCCATCGGCGGCAATGAGAAAGCGTCCATCATTTCAGGCATCAAAGTGCATCGCGTAAAAATCATGATTTATTCGTTGGCAGGCATGCTGTCCGCGCTGGCAGGCGCAATCCTGACTTCCCGCCTGAATTCCGCGCAGCCGACGGCCGGCACATCGTATGAGCTGGACGCCATCGCTGCCGTCGTTCTCGGCGGAACAAGCCTCTCGGGCGGCAGAGGACGGATCGTCGGCACATTGATCGGGGTACTGATCATCGGCGTGTTGAACAACGGTTTGAACTTGCTCGGCGTCAACTCGTTTTATCAAATGGTTGTCAAAGGCGTCGTCATTGCCATTGCCGTCCTGCTGGACCGCAAGAAAACGGCTTAA
- the rbsK gene encoding ribokinase — protein MAKVCVIGSSSMDLVVTSSRRPGAGETVLGDSFKTVPGGKGANQAIAAARLGAEVSMIGRVGDDAFGTDILNNFKANGVDVQNVKPVTHMESGTAHIILAEGDNSIVFVEAANREVTPEYVDEAANVIRNADIVLIQQEVPEETVVRVSTICAESGTPLLLNPAPARPLPDEVINNAAYITPNEHEAEILFKGMTPAEALRKYPNKLFITEGSNGVRYFDGEQEIVVPTYKVEAVDTTGAGDTFNAAFAVALAEGKPLQDSVRFANRAASLSVTKFGAQGGMPMRHEVEEGLK, from the coding sequence ATGGCTAAAGTATGCGTAATCGGAAGCAGCTCCATGGATCTGGTCGTTACTTCCTCAAGACGGCCGGGGGCGGGTGAAACCGTCCTTGGCGACAGCTTCAAAACCGTTCCTGGCGGGAAGGGAGCCAACCAAGCGATTGCCGCGGCAAGGCTGGGTGCCGAAGTGTCCATGATCGGCCGGGTAGGCGACGACGCGTTCGGTACAGACATTTTGAACAACTTCAAAGCAAACGGTGTCGATGTGCAAAATGTGAAACCGGTTACACATATGGAGAGCGGAACGGCTCATATCATATTGGCCGAAGGTGATAATAGTATCGTGTTCGTGGAAGCGGCAAATCGCGAAGTGACGCCTGAATATGTCGACGAAGCGGCGAACGTGATCCGCAATGCCGACATCGTGCTCATCCAACAGGAGGTCCCGGAAGAAACGGTTGTTCGCGTCAGCACCATTTGCGCTGAAAGCGGGACTCCGCTGCTGCTTAATCCGGCTCCTGCGAGACCATTACCCGATGAGGTCATCAACAATGCAGCGTATATCACGCCGAATGAGCATGAAGCCGAAATCCTGTTTAAAGGCATGACGCCTGCGGAAGCGCTGCGGAAATATCCGAACAAATTGTTTATTACGGAAGGCAGCAACGGGGTTCGCTACTTTGACGGGGAACAAGAAATCGTCGTGCCGACGTACAAGGTGGAGGCAGTCGATACGACGGGGGCAGGCGATACGTTCAATGCCGCATTTGCGGTCGCTTTGGCGGAAGGCAAGCCGCTCCAAGACAGCGTTAGATTCGCGAACCGGGCTGCATCGCTATCCGTGACAAAGTTCGGGGCACAAGGCGGCATGCCGATGCGACACGAAGTGGAGGAAGGCCTGAAATGA
- a CDS encoding histidine-type phosphatase, producing MKNIKKIGISAAALALLTSVAVIDVYGAGFKRTIEVSEQSVNVIINGQKMEGESFLYNGVTYVPARAIGEALGKEVGWDENTRSVLVGQQVNDTQGYRGTKTPYPFKETTYTSVPEGYKPVFVNYVGRHGSRHLSASKYDKTLLELLQIAEKDGQITEQGRELKNEIVKLMAVEKDHYGLLSALGEEELEGIGARLGQNFKDIFSPDKKIIAQATFKDRTPQSRDNFLEGLQKSLGDENLDIRTSTFEEGKDPYLRPFDIATKYNEYAEDGEWVKLFEEYASQETGTRYAKELLLQFISPSFYERLEAGEFKLKDDKGKVKLSNPTDAASNLYELYIISSNLKEEGNFEFGKYFTTNQLKWYESIDNINDFYEKGPSLTSTDLPQNIVAPLVKELINSTDQSLMEGNTAGVFRFAHAETIIPLSSFLDIKGANVSVDDPKEVSTKWDGSVISPMGANIQWILYSNGKDYLVKMLRNEEEIAFPIETNSYPYYKWDDVKAYYENKLKSVGVDMDSSLEDDIKLLQEKF from the coding sequence ATGAAAAACATAAAAAAAATCGGAATTTCAGCAGCAGCACTTGCTTTGTTAACGTCTGTAGCGGTAATTGATGTTTATGGTGCGGGCTTTAAACGAACGATCGAGGTATCCGAGCAGTCCGTCAATGTGATCATAAATGGACAAAAGATGGAAGGAGAATCATTTCTCTACAATGGGGTAACCTATGTACCCGCGAGAGCGATCGGGGAAGCGTTAGGCAAGGAGGTAGGCTGGGACGAAAATACCCGCTCGGTGTTAGTGGGCCAGCAAGTGAATGATACGCAAGGGTACCGTGGGACCAAGACGCCATATCCTTTTAAGGAAACGACGTATACATCAGTTCCGGAAGGGTACAAGCCTGTGTTTGTCAATTATGTGGGAAGACATGGCTCCAGGCACTTATCTGCCTCCAAGTACGATAAAACGCTCTTGGAACTGCTCCAAATTGCTGAGAAGGATGGGCAGATCACCGAGCAAGGAAGAGAATTGAAAAATGAGATCGTAAAATTGATGGCAGTGGAAAAAGACCATTACGGTTTGCTTTCCGCCTTGGGTGAAGAAGAGCTGGAGGGGATCGGAGCCAGACTGGGTCAAAACTTTAAAGATATATTCAGTCCGGATAAAAAAATCATTGCACAAGCTACCTTCAAGGATCGGACGCCTCAGAGTAGAGACAACTTCTTGGAGGGACTTCAGAAAAGCCTGGGAGACGAAAACCTGGACATTCGTACATCCACCTTCGAAGAAGGGAAAGATCCGTATTTAAGACCATTCGACATCGCGACGAAATATAACGAATATGCAGAAGATGGGGAATGGGTAAAGCTGTTTGAGGAATACGCCTCACAGGAAACAGGCACGCGATATGCGAAGGAGCTTCTTTTACAATTCATTTCACCAAGTTTTTATGAAAGGTTGGAAGCCGGGGAGTTTAAGCTGAAGGATGATAAAGGAAAGGTTAAACTGAGCAACCCGACAGATGCCGCCTCCAATCTATATGAACTGTACATCATCTCTTCTAATTTAAAAGAGGAGGGTAATTTTGAGTTCGGCAAATATTTCACTACAAACCAATTAAAGTGGTATGAAAGCATCGACAATATCAACGACTTTTATGAAAAAGGACCATCCCTAACGTCGACTGATTTGCCACAGAATATCGTTGCGCCTTTAGTTAAAGAATTGATTAATTCCACAGACCAGTCTCTAATGGAAGGAAATACAGCTGGAGTCTTCCGGTTTGCCCATGCAGAAACCATCATTCCTCTTTCCTCATTCTTGGACATTAAAGGCGCTAATGTCAGCGTAGATGATCCGAAGGAAGTGAGTACAAAATGGGATGGTTCCGTCATCTCCCCGATGGGTGCCAATATCCAGTGGATCCTGTATTCCAACGGTAAAGATTATCTTGTTAAGATGCTGCGCAACGAAGAAGAAATTGCTTTCCCGATTGAAACGAATAGTTATCCGTACTACAAATGGGATGATGTCAAAGCATATTATGAAAATAAGCTGAAATCGGTTGGGGTAGATATGGACAGCAGTCTGGAAGATGATATTAAGCTGTTGCAAGAAAAGTTTTAA
- a CDS encoding sugar ABC transporter ATP-binding protein, protein MHIRMQGIYKAFGTNQVLSGVDFELKEGEVHALMGENGAGKSTLMNILIGLHQRDQGTIAIDGKETYFSSPKEAEKAGVAFIHQELNVWPEMTVLDNLFIGKELTSSMGLLNTRQMKALANEQFAKLSVQIPLERPAGECSVGQQQMIEIAKALMTDAKVIIMDEPTAALTEREIQKLFGVIASLKKNGVSIVYISHRMEEIFTICDRITVMRDGKTVDTKPIPETSFDEVVRKMVGRELTERYPSRHPSYGEVVLEVRNASSKGLFQNISFTVRAGEILGFSGLMGSGRTEIMRAIFGLDGMDSGDIMMRGKKVNIRKPADAVKHGIGFITEDRKDEGLVLDFSIRENMALPNLFSFSSKGFISGQKEQDFVDTLIKRLQIKTQSSETAARNLSGGNQQKVVIAKWVGIGPSVLILDEPTRGVDVGAKREIYQLMNELTDRGVAIIMVSSELPEVLGMSDRIAVVHEGRISGELAREEATQESIMTLATGGK, encoded by the coding sequence ATGCATATTCGGATGCAAGGCATATATAAGGCGTTCGGCACCAATCAGGTGCTGAGCGGAGTGGATTTCGAACTGAAGGAAGGCGAGGTTCATGCCCTCATGGGCGAGAACGGGGCCGGCAAATCCACGTTAATGAACATTCTGATCGGCCTTCATCAACGGGATCAGGGAACGATCGCCATCGACGGCAAGGAAACGTATTTTTCCAGCCCGAAGGAGGCCGAGAAAGCGGGAGTTGCTTTTATTCATCAGGAGTTGAACGTTTGGCCGGAAATGACGGTGCTCGATAATCTTTTCATCGGCAAGGAGCTTACATCGTCAATGGGATTGCTGAATACGCGACAAATGAAAGCGCTTGCCAATGAACAGTTTGCCAAACTGTCCGTGCAAATCCCGTTGGAACGTCCGGCGGGGGAATGCTCTGTAGGCCAGCAGCAAATGATTGAAATCGCCAAAGCGCTAATGACCGACGCCAAAGTCATCATTATGGATGAGCCGACGGCGGCGCTTACGGAGCGCGAAATCCAGAAGCTGTTCGGCGTGATCGCTTCGTTGAAGAAAAACGGGGTGTCCATCGTTTACATCTCGCACCGGATGGAGGAGATTTTCACGATCTGCGACCGCATTACGGTGATGCGGGACGGCAAAACGGTCGATACCAAGCCGATCCCGGAAACGAGCTTTGACGAAGTGGTCCGGAAGATGGTTGGCCGGGAGCTTACCGAGCGGTATCCGTCCCGTCATCCTTCGTACGGCGAAGTGGTTCTGGAAGTGCGGAATGCCAGCAGCAAAGGTTTGTTCCAAAACATCAGCTTTACGGTAAGAGCAGGAGAGATCCTTGGATTTTCGGGGCTGATGGGCTCGGGGAGAACAGAAATCATGCGGGCGATCTTCGGACTGGACGGGATGGACAGCGGAGACATCATGATGCGCGGCAAAAAAGTGAACATCCGGAAGCCGGCAGACGCAGTCAAACACGGCATCGGTTTTATTACGGAAGACCGGAAGGACGAAGGTTTAGTGCTTGATTTCTCCATCCGCGAAAATATGGCCTTGCCGAACTTGTTCAGCTTCTCGAGCAAAGGATTCATTTCCGGACAAAAAGAACAGGATTTCGTCGACACGCTGATCAAGCGTTTGCAAATCAAGACGCAATCTTCGGAGACGGCAGCACGTAACCTGTCCGGGGGCAATCAGCAAAAGGTGGTCATCGCCAAATGGGTCGGCATCGGGCCGAGCGTACTGATTCTGGATGAGCCGACGCGCGGGGTTGACGTGGGCGCGAAACGCGAAATTTATCAGCTGATGAACGAGCTGACGGATCGGGGCGTCGCCATCATCATGGTATCTTCGGAGCTGCCCGAGGTGCTGGGCATGAGCGACCGGATTGCGGTCGTGCATGAAGGACGCATCAGCGGCGAGCTGGCAAGGGAAGAGGCAACGCAGGAAAGCATTATGACATTGGCTACAGGGGGAAAGTAA
- a CDS encoding LacI family DNA-binding transcriptional regulator → MTTIKDVANLAGVSVATVSRVINERGYVHADTRKKVEDAIKQLNFSPNEVARSLYKRKSKLIGLLLPDIANPYFPQLARGVEDRMQEQEFRLIFGNSDEDEQKEQDYIQTFIQNNVVGVISSTNYPHSHIYESLKIPVVFLDRTPLDSPSVFADGREGGRLAAREIIKRGSRRITVMQGPAHIKPAQDRFKGAIESIREAGLDYRVVQTTSFSINDVGLWAEELFSKHGDTDGVIASNDIAAMAVLHEALRIGKKVPEDLQIIGFDDIPMSSLLSPALSTIRQPAYEMGREAAGLLINLVEQAPIDTKHIQLPVSFIERGTTRKVNSNG, encoded by the coding sequence ATGACAACGATCAAAGACGTAGCGAATTTGGCTGGCGTTTCGGTAGCCACCGTATCAAGGGTCATTAATGAAAGAGGTTATGTTCATGCAGACACTCGCAAGAAAGTGGAGGATGCCATCAAGCAGCTGAACTTTTCTCCAAACGAGGTGGCCCGCTCTTTATACAAGCGCAAGTCCAAACTGATTGGCCTGCTGCTCCCGGATATTGCAAACCCTTACTTTCCGCAGCTTGCACGCGGGGTGGAGGACCGGATGCAGGAACAGGAATTCAGGTTGATTTTCGGAAATAGCGATGAGGATGAACAGAAGGAGCAGGATTACATCCAAACCTTTATTCAGAATAACGTCGTCGGCGTAATTTCTTCAACAAATTATCCTCATTCTCACATATATGAAAGCTTAAAGATCCCTGTCGTCTTCCTGGACAGGACCCCGTTGGACAGTCCGTCCGTATTTGCGGATGGCAGAGAAGGCGGCCGGCTGGCCGCCAGGGAAATTATCAAGCGGGGAAGCCGCCGAATCACGGTCATGCAGGGACCGGCACATATCAAACCTGCGCAGGACCGCTTCAAGGGCGCGATCGAGAGCATTCGCGAAGCCGGTTTGGATTATCGCGTAGTCCAGACCACGTCCTTTTCGATTAATGATGTGGGATTATGGGCGGAAGAGCTTTTTAGCAAGCATGGCGATACGGACGGGGTCATTGCCAGCAATGACATTGCGGCGATGGCAGTACTTCATGAGGCGCTGCGAATCGGCAAAAAAGTACCAGAAGACTTGCAGATCATCGGCTTCGACGATATCCCGATGAGCAGCCTGCTGTCACCGGCTCTATCGACCATCCGCCAACCGGCGTACGAGATGGGAAGGGAAGCGGCCGGTCTGCTGATCAATCTGGTAGAACAAGCGCCCATCGATACAAAACATATACAGCTGCCCGTCAGCTTCATTGAGCGGGGCACGACAAGAAAGGTGAATTCAAATGGCTAA